One Pyrococcus furiosus DSM 3638 genomic window, CTCCGCTTCTCATGTAATACTCCTCATACTTTTCGATTGGAGTCTCCTTAATTCTTCTCTCAAAATCCTTACCTAGCATTTTGAAGAAATTCCTGCTAGACTATCCTCCCGTAGAAGTCATTTGCAACGTGTTCTGGAGTAATAGGAATAGGTTTTCCGCTTATGTTTGCTGAGGGAGCAGCTATGGGCTTTTTACTGAACTCTATGAGCTTTGAGGCTATTTCATTCGCGGACATCCTTATCGTTACAGTAGTATCTAAACCTTCTGTGGTTCCGTCTGGTACAAGTTCTCTCCTTGGGAAGACTATCGTCAATGAACCGGACCAAAACCTCTCGGCTAAAACCTTAACTTCCTCGGAAACTTCCCTAGCTAGCCCGTAACTGGGAGAATTTAGCCATGTACACTATAAGTAGGTTATCTGTTGGTCTTCCCTTGGCTTCAAATATCCTCTTCACAGCTTCCCCGTTCAAGGCGTCATCTCCTAGACCATAGATGGTTTCTGTGGGAAAAGCCACTAGCTTATCCCCCTTTATGAGCTTAGCAGCTATCCTATGGTCATTTTATTATCTTCCCGTAAGATCCTCTTGCAGGACTCCTCCATGCTGTAAAACTTTGAAATCCTGTAAGAGATCGCTCCAGCTTTTCTCCTCCCTCCTGGGGTTCAGGAGCTCTTTTAAATACTCGTACGCTTCACCAAGGGTTTGAAAAGGTGCAACCGTTCTTCCTATCCCTTATCCCACTCTCCTTCCCACGGATGGAACCTTAAAAGAGTTGGCTTCAAGGACAACTAAGCCAAAGCCCTCCCTTTTAGGGAAAGGGATAAAAAAGGTTTTAGTTCCAAATAGCAGATAACTAAGCAGTTTAGCATAAAGCAAAAAGAATTAAATTTTTATTTACCTTCGATGAAAATAGCTTACATCTATGATACAATATATCCCTTTGTAAAAGGAGGGGTGGAAAAAAGGGTGTATGAAATAGGGCGAAGATTAGCAAAGAAGCATGAAGTTTACTGGTTTTCCCTTAATTGGAATAACAATGGTGACTTAAAGGGAATAAAGCTGCGTACAGTCAGAAAATGAGATCATATTTACAAGGGTGGTAGACGATCGATTGGGGAAGCCATATATTTTGCCAGTAAACTTCTTCTAAAATTTAAGGGAAAGTTTGACATAATTGACTGTCAGGAATTTTCATATCTTTCTTGTCTTTCAGCAAAGTTTCATAGTGTAACAAGAAAAATCCCTCTCGTAATTACATGGCACGAACTGTGGAAGGATTATTGGCGTGATTACTTAGGAGGGCTAGGAAAAGTGGGAGAGAAAATTGAAATTTTAACTTCAAAGCTAACAACTTATAATGTTTCGGTTTCCAGGCTTACTCAAAAGAGACTAATGAAGTTAGGCGTTCGGAGTGCATTCTCATGGCTTAGTTGTTCTTCCCATAAGCTCTTCCATTGGAGCGCTAGTGTTTGAGAGGGGAAGATACAGGGTTATAGCAAAGCCCGGCGAAGGGTGGAATGTTGTAATAAATGCTGATGGAAGGGCAATTACTCCAAAGGAGGTCTATGTGGAATACAAGGGGAAAATCATTAAGCCGAACTTAACATCCTCGAACTTCAACGCTTACCTCTACATCAACCTCAACTACAAGTATGCAGTGCTTATGAATGAAGAAGAATTCAACACAACCCTTGCAAGGCTTTTTATAAGGCCTGAAGAGCTTTACGAGCTGGTTTACTCTAATAGTGGAATTGTAAAAAATACTGAAGCTCGAGCATCCCAACGTTGAGGTTAAGAGAGCTATCGGTAAAATAATATTCCATATCTGGCTTATCTCCCCTAGCAACTGGATATATCTCCTCAGGGTAGAAGACCTTCGTGTCCCACTTCTCTCCATTTGGCCCTCTTATTCCCTTTATCAACGTCTGCTATCCCCAACTTAATTCTCACTTTCCTCCAAGGTTTCATATTCTTATGAGACTTGGCCACTTTCATCACTCCACAAATGGATTCTCAAAGCTCCTTATAACTTCATAGACTTCTGGCCTCCTCATGTACTCTGGAGGTTGTTCCCCGTTCATTATCATCTTTCTGAGCTTTGTGCCGCCTATGTGGACGTGGAATTCTTCACTGTGAGGGCAGATCTTCGCATTAACCATTCCACCATACTTCTTACAGTAGAAGACCTCCCTTATGAACATTGGAGTTATCCTCAGGTCTGGGAACTCGTTGAAGTCTTCCTCATTATCGCGTGGTGAGTAGTGTTCGAACAATACTTCATAATAAGATAATAAGCTTTAATTATGACCTCATCCTTGTAGTCCCCCTTCTTCTTCCTTCCTAGCACTGGATTTATGAAGAGGCCATCCACGAATGTTAAGGCGGCTTTTTGG contains:
- a CDS encoding glycosyltransferase translates to MYFASKLLLKFKGKFDIIDCQEFSYLSCLSAKFHSVTRKIPLVITWHELWKDYWRDYLGGLGKVGEKIEILTSKLTTYNVSVSRLTQKRLMKLGVRSAFSWLSCSSHKLFHWSASV